The sequence below is a genomic window from Oreochromis niloticus isolate F11D_XX linkage group LG3, O_niloticus_UMD_NMBU, whole genome shotgun sequence.
ATTCATTATAAGACATCTGTAGCCTTCATGTGCTGCATTATCATGAGATAACAAGTATGTCGGTGTTCAGGTTTATAAAACCAACTAGTACGACATCACTTCAACCCAGGCCCAATCCAATTTGATCAAACGCAACAACTCTGCCATAAATTCTGCTTTTACAAtgcttatttttcattatttgttGACACTGTCAGAAAGATATTAATTCTACCTTAACTTCTTTAATGAGGCCATGGTGGGTCCTATTGTTATACATGAGTGCGTTATATTGAGACTCACCTTCAGCCCATTTCTGCACATCGGCCACCCATTGCTGCAGTGTGTCGTCATCCACACCCAGCTCATTTTTGGTCGCATTCAGGCTCTCCACTTGTTCTCTAAGGATCCTTATGATCTAAGAATACATTAATAAATGTCATTCACATTGATGTTTTTAGAGTACTGGTGTTTTTCCCCCATTACCACACACATTAAAatggtttttgaaaaaaaatcaccttgAGATATCTCTGGCTCAAACTGCGGCCCAGTTGTTCCACTTTCCTTTTGTTCCACCCCAAAGCCAGGAGGGTCAGCATGTCTGTTCGCCCTGCATTTCAGTTAGTATACAAATAAGAATTAATGAGTAGGAGACTGAGTGGaatctcacacacagacacatacctGCTTTAGACATGTACTTCGTTGTGATGGCCGCCCTAGACAGGAAACTGTTTACTTGTTCCACCTCTTTTCCAACTGTAGAACCGGCCCCATCCTGAAACGCACCTCCCCATTTGATCTATAGAAAGGTCACAATACATGATTGCTAATTTCATTCAACCTTATAACAAAATGTCTCAAACTAATCCAAAACTACAAGCTGCAGTATACCTCGCATTTCCAAATGTGAGCCTTTGCATGCATGACGGAGAGAAAAGGGCGCATTGACAAGAGGTTCCTCAGCTCAGGGCACTGCTGAGCCACCTTGGTTAAATAGGGGAAATATTTGCAGGCCACATCGGAGCAAAGGAACGTAATATGTCCTGGGACGCTAGCTGCCAACTTCCTCTGGAGAAAAAGAGGGTAAGCAAAGATCTCCCCTCGAAACATGTTCAATGCCGCTAACAGGACTCCGTGGCAACAAACAGCTATTTCCATGCCCTCTTCATCCAACTTCCCAGTGGACTTTTTGGACGACTCCTTTGCTGCTGTCCAAGATGAAGATCCGCACAACCCTTTCCCCGGGACCTATACACTCAAAGATTTTAACATAAAAGACATGACATGATTAAGCCCTATCAGGGAcagactttttaaaacaaatgcatAACAATTAGCTGAATTAGCCTTAAGTCACACAAGACCTCATATCTCCCCAGGACAGCACtgataacacaaaataaaaatcatggggttttttttgttttgtttttttaaatacacatgGTGACAAAATTAAGTATACattaagaaaaagtaaatagTATTATAACAACACcaagagaaaacaaataaatatccacccatccatatatgtatatatatacacacacacacacacacacacacacactgaagtgCAGGCAGGGCAGCTAAAGCATGGCTCCTTGCACATCCTGTCCACCTCAAACTTTACAGCACTCCACCCCACGAAGCTTTTACTGAAGGCATCAGCTGATATTCGTCCAGTCTTTTAAGTAGAGGACAAACAACAGAATATTCAAGGACAGTCATCATAAACATTGATTTGCACAATTTCCTTAAACTTGGCAAATTTAGAAACTCACCCTTCCAAAATGGGCTGTTCTTTCATCCAGCATTTTGACAAATGCCTTAAGTGACATCCCTGATCCAGCCTTCTTAATGTCATAGAAAGACATCCATTGAAAACAGGGTGCAGAAATTTAAGGTGCCAGGCCAATATCCACTACCCAGGATGTCCTTAACTGAGGGGGACCACATTAGGTCACAGCTGGTGCAGCTCACCACTGGCAG
It includes:
- the LOC106096767 gene encoding uncharacterized protein LOC106096767, translated to MEIAVCCHGVLLAALNMFRGEIFAYPLFLQRKLAASVPGHITFLCSDVACKYFPYLTKVAQQCPELRNLLSMRPFLSVMHAKAHIWKCEIKWGGAFQDGAGSTVGKEVEQVNSFLSRAAITTKYMSKAGRTDMLTLLALGWNKRKVEQLGRSLSQRYLKIIRILREQVESLNATKNELGVDDDTLQQWVADVQKWAEETDQTDGSLGALQARLSSSSECEHKVFTDKMIATRGDTEFSKSS